In Monodelphis domestica isolate mMonDom1 chromosome 1, mMonDom1.pri, whole genome shotgun sequence, the sequence GATGATTTATGAAGGCCACCAAGATAGCGCGTATCTATTTGAAGCAGTATTTGAACAAGGGTTTTCCTAGCATTCTTTCTAGtttgccacctacctgtcccctagaaaaagatttataatttaaaataactaggAACATGTTGGAAATATGAATgtcacatggaagaaaaacaatctatataaattgaaaaaagaaaatcatttgctATATATGAAGATTTTAGAAAAGTACTAAAGCTGAGTCAGCTAATAATGTCCTTAAGGTCACAAGTATGGGTACTGAGCATAAAAGAAAGCACAATaatgatttttccttattttgcttaacatttattatttcatacACAAGTTACATGTGCAGTTTTATACTCTTCAACATTAGTGGTAAGTTGAGAACTTGGGAAAGGATTTCAGAGACTACGAACAAAATGTTTAAAGGATTATAAATTAAGATCTTTgagtaatttatttaatttagagaaTAGAAGGGGAGATGGCAATATCCTTGGGGTGTATGAAGAATTATTTTCTACGGTGGCCAAGTTGCCCTCTGACAAAGAAGAAATTTACAGTATGATTTAAAATAGACATGGGGGTGGGGTGTCAGGTTTCCTTAATTCATTACTGTGGGAGACTggcattttctcctctttctttttgtatctcctaAGAAAACATAAAGAGATGTTCATCTCTCTGGAACGCTTTAGATGAGCCTTTATGGACCACGTGTCTGTTCAACTGGAAGCAAAGGGACTCAGTTGACTTAGAACTTCATTGATAGCCAGGGTAGCCGTGAAGCTAACAAGAGAAAATGACTTGGAAATTAATTCAGCTGTGTTCAGATCTTAACTGTGTAAGATGAAACTGAGCCGAAGAGAAATCTTAGCCTAAATACCCCAGATTCCTACGTCTGATTTTGGAAGGGCCTCCCAAGGAAAGCTCCCTTGATATTGTCATTTAGCATGAAGCCCAAGGCAGTAAGCAGGCAGACTTTGTGTCTAAATGTCCAGATATAGTTTAGTCACCTTGCATAATCCCAAGTAAGTTTTTCTCCTCCAGTCATTCAGACTGAGTGCCTTTCAGGGAGCCGTGTTTGTAGCATTAGCAGATGTGGACAGGGCTGCTCTCCAGGCACAGATTTCTCCCACTGTCTGTAGCCCTCTGAGGTGTTTCTCTTTCAACATCCATTGACTTGGAGGCGGGGAGGAGGGACAGAAGACTCATACTGTTTGGCCCCAGAGTTACAAGTACATGAAATGGGAAGTTCAGAGTTGTGGTCTCCATAGCAACTCAGCTGTGTTGTACACATTTCTCAAGCTGTCCATGTAATGGACCTACAAGTGATCAGAAGTAGCATGGGCGGCACCCCTAGGAAGCTGGCGTCCCCACGTGTGGCATTCGGCTCTTTCTCCTTAGCATGACCTCATGAAGCCCTCGGCCCGGGTTAAAGGCCCAGGCTGTCCTGAGAGCTAGCAGTGGCTCTGCTCTCTTGAGAGCCTGGCTGCATTTCCATTACAGAATCCATTTCCAAGTAACCAATTTTATTCTCCCTGTTCCTCTTCTTCGCAGATATATgttggggaaaggaggaaaacgGAAGTTTGATGAGCATGAAGATGGGCTGGAAGGCAAAGTTGTGTCTCCTACTGATGGTCCATCGAAGGTGTCCTACACCTTACAGCGCCAGACTATCTTCAACATTTCCCTTATGAAGCTCTATAACCACAGGCCACTGACGGAGCCGAGCCTGCAAAAGACAGTTCTGATCAACAACATGCTCAGGCGGATTCAGGAGGAGCTCAAACAGGAAGGCAGCCTGAGACCCGTGTTCCTCACCGCCTCCCAGCCGCCCGACGCGCTGGGGGACGACTTCCGAGAGGCGCAGCCTGCCTTTAGCCACCTGGCCTCCTCGCCGGCCCACCCCGCCGACTTGGCAAACACTACGTCCTTAGAGTCTTGCCTCACGCCAGCCTCTCTGCTGGAGGACGACACTTTTTGCACTTCTGCGCCCGTCCCAGCCAGCGGTCCCCCCAAACTCCCGCCTCCGCCCGCCCCGCCCGAAAAGGACAGCTTCTCCTCAGCCTTGGATGAAATCGAGGAGCTCTGTCCAACACCTACCTCCGCC encodes:
- the SERTAD2 gene encoding SERTA domain-containing protein 2, with translation MLGKGGKRKFDEHEDGLEGKVVSPTDGPSKVSYTLQRQTIFNISLMKLYNHRPLTEPSLQKTVLINNMLRRIQEELKQEGSLRPVFLTASQPPDALGDDFREAQPAFSHLASSPAHPADLANTTSLESCLTPASLLEDDTFCTSAPVPASGPPKLPPPPAPPEKDSFSSALDEIEELCPTPTSAEAAAAADGSKEDSSAANAQKPEGLPESRGADPKLLDSLPGNFEITTSTGFLTDLTLDDILFADIDTSMYDFDPCTSAAGAASKMAPVSADDLLKTLAPYSSQPVAPNQPFKMDLTELDHIMEVLVGS